Within Sorangiineae bacterium MSr11367, the genomic segment TAGCGCTCGGCGGTGCCCGTCTCCCGAGCCAGCTCGGCAGCCGACATGGGGCGCGTCGCCAGCACACGATAGAGCCCCAACTGCTCGCCGAGGACGACCAGCGGTGCGTGCAAGACGGCCCCAAAGTCCGCGGCGAAGCGGCTCATGAACGCGTGCATCTTTTGCGGATCAATTGCCATGCAATGGTTTGAGCCACGGGGGAGCACGGTAGACCAATAAAAAGATGTAAATCGTCGCGCCCGCAAATATTTACATCGGGAAAAATGGGCGCGCGGCAAAGCAACGTCTACGGTACGGCACGGGCGGGCTTGGGACTCGGCACGGTCATGCCGATCACCCCCGCGACGATGCAGACGAGCCCCATGCCTGCCGTCGGCGTCACTTTTTCACCAAGGAAGATCACCCCGATGGCGACGCCGGCCGGCACCCTCAAGTAGGCCTGCGAAGTGGCAGCGACCGACCCCAATGTGTGAAGGAGCCTAAAGTAGATGGTGAGAGCAAGCGCCGTCGAAAAGACGGAAAGCGCGAGCAGCGCCCATAACGAACCGGGTGAAGGCCTGAGCGCCCACGGCCGGTCGACGACGAGGCTGAGGGGCAACAGAATGACGGCGCCCGAGAGCAGAGAACCGGCAGCAGGCATCATCGGATCGAGGTGCTTGAAGCTTTTGCCGAAGATGGCCGCTCCCGCGTAGCAGATTGTCGCGGCGATGACCGCGAGTTGGGCCCACACCTGATCCCCGAGACCCTTCAATGCTTGTGTACCGGTAATCAGGCACGTGCCCGCCAACCCGAACACCACACCCGCCAGTTTGCGTCCGGTCACCGCCTCGTGCCGCGTGATCAGGACCGTGAGTAGGAATGCAAAGATCGGCGCCATCGAGTTCAGAATGGCGGCGAGTCCGGCGTCCATCTTGCGCTCCGCCCAGGCGAGCAGGCAAAACGGAATCGCGCTGTTCAGACAAGCCTGAAACACGAAACGTCGCCACGTTGCGGCATCCGCCGGCAACGCCATTCCGCGCCAGTGAATCATGGCCAGAAGGAGCAATCCCGCAATCAAGGTTCGAATCGCGATGAACGTGACCGGTGGAATGGTCTCCACGCCAATTTTGATGAACGTGTACGAAGCGCCCCACAGCGTCGACAGCCCGAGGAGCAAAGCAAGTTCGGTCGCTGGGGTCGTCTTGGCTTGCATGATGTCTCCCGGTGGTGGCTCGGCGTACCGTCGTTTTAGTACGCGACCATCGAGCCATGCTTCGATGCGCGTCGAAGCATGGGGACATCTTCCGTTGTCACGTATGGGCGTTCGCCGCAGAGCGCAACGCTTCGAGCGTGTCCCTCACTTCGTCGGGGGACAGCTCGCGCACCACGGACACATTGCACTTTAGCGCGCCGAACGTTCGCGGCATGCTCCACGAGCGACTCATCGTCTGCGGCCCCACGACGAGGGTGCGCATTCCGCGGAAGAAGGGCACCGTTTCCGGGCGGCCCTCGCCCCACACCCAATGCCATGCGGGGTGGCCTTTTTGGCTCCAATCGTATTCGCCGGCCTCGTACGTGTAGAACTGGAACGAGCCCGACACGGAATCGGTGGAGCGCGTGGGGGAGTCGCCGCGAATGAAAGCAATCACGTCCGGCGGGTTTCGCTCGCCTCGAATGCCCTGCTCGATGAGCACGTCGGATACCAGGGCGTGAAGATCGAAATTGCTCACCAGACCGTCCACGCGCATATGAAATGCGCGCTTCTCCATGGGGCATACCACCAACCACGTGGCATCGAGCACGGCGCCCAGGAGAACATCGAGCCACCGTGCATCGGAGCTCGCCAGCGCCCGCGCCGCGCGACGGAAGTCGTCATCGGATGCGGCACGAACCAACAGCTCGCGATCGCGGGTGAGCGCGGCCACCGTCGGCAGCGTCCAGATTTCCAAGGTGGAGAGGGCCGACGCTCCTCCGCGATCCTCCTTGAGGTGCGAACGAAAAAGCGCGAGCTCGATGGGCCGGCCGTCGACCTCGGTGACCTTCTCGTTCGTGGTGGCTTTGCCATCGGGCGGCAGGTCGGCCAGGCAAACGTCGGCGTAGCGGCGCGCGGCCTGCAACACGGCGGGCATCTTCGCCAGGAGCACTTCGCCCAAGGGTCGCGGCGGGGCGCCGTTTTCGACCAGCGCCCCGGCAGCGATGGCAGCGTAGGCGACGCCATCGGCATCGTCGACGCGCGAGCGCACGAGTCGCTCCACGAGCACGTCGCGGGCGCGCGTGAGTTCGGCCATGCTCGCCGATTTCGCCGCTTCGTGAAGCTGCACGCGGCAGCGATGAACCTCCGAGCCGTCCCAATCGATGCCGTCGACGGCGGAGACCAGCTCCTCGGCGACTTTCACCACGTCCGTCATCCACACGCGATACTAGGAAAACCGAAGCAGCGTGTCGATGTGCGTCCCCGCAGCTTTCAATCGGTCGCTGACGACCCTACATGCCCTGAGGCATCGTGCTGCCGGAAGGGACGGGAGGATGGCGACGGTCAAGGCTTTGCTGTTCGATGTATTTGGGACTTTGGTCGACTGGTACGGGTCCATCCAGGAGCGCGCGGAATCGATTGCCGCGCGCGAGGGGCTCGCGCTCGATGGCGCCCGTCTGGCGCTTCTCTGGCGTCAGCGCTATGCGCCGTCGATGGCGAACGTCACCAGCGGCAAGCGTCCGTGGTGCGACTTGGACCAGCTGCACCGTGAATCACTAGATCACGTGCTCACGGAGTTGGCCGTGGACTTGCCGTCACCCGCGCGCGCGGAGCTCGTGGCGGGTTGGCACGAACTCCGCCCGTGGCCCGATGTGGTTGCGAACTTGCCCCGCCTCCGGGCGCAGCGGATCACGGCCGCGCTCTCCAACGGTCATGTGCGGCTGCTCGTCGATTTGAAGCGCCATGCCGGCTTGGACTTCGACACCATCTTGTCCGCGGAGTTGGCGCGTTCGTACAAGCCCGAGGCCGTCGTTTACCAAACGGCGACCCGTCTTCTTGGTTTGGAGCCGGACCAAGTCATGCTGGTCGCCTGCCACGCGTGGGATCTGGCCGGTGCGGCCCATGCAGGATTGCGCACCGCCTACGTGGCCCGCCCCGCCGAGTGGGGCCCGGGCACGGTGGCCGCACCGGTGTCGGCCGACATGCATGCCCGCGATCTCGGCGATCTGGCCGATCAGTTCGACGCGCTGGACCGCTCGGCGCGCTCGACGGCAAGCGGCTGAAAATACGTCGGAACGATGACCTGCGTGGACGGCGAGCAGCCATGGACTTCCCGTTCGAACTGCGCCAGCGATTCGCGCGTCTCGGCGTCGAGAGTCGGGCCTTTGGGGTCGAGCGGCTTGTCGTGTGCGTCGAAGTGGTTCGTGAGCACGCGGGGCGGTTGCCCCACGGCGCGCAGCAATCGGCACGTGTAATCGGGAATCTTTTCGCGCGCTCCGGTGGCCACGACCGCCACGTCCGGTCGCAGCCCTTGGAGTTCGCTTTCGATGAAGTTCGCCGACCCGACGAAGAGGATCGAGCGATCGTTGACGCGCACCAAGTATTGGAGCGTCTCGCCTGGAAGGTAGCCTTCGGCGGACATCGGCAGCTTCACCCCGCGAGGAATGTCGCCCGACGGCATGCCAATCTGCGAATGGAGCGCGTGGAGGACCCGCACCGAAAAAGGTCCAATTTTGAGGGTCTCACCACCGCGCGCCTCCCGAAGCTGCGACTCGGGTACACCCGAAGAACGCAGCACGTTCAGCGCGCTGTCGGAGCCGGCCACGGTCGCACCCGTTCGCTTGGCCACGGTGGGCACGTCGAGCAGGTGGTCCCAATGGGAGTGCTCGACGAGAATGCCCTCGGCCGAATCGGGCGCGTACTTCGCAATCTGCTCGTCATTCGGTACGAGCGGCGGGCCCCCTTTCTGGAAGGGGACACGCGTAAAGTACGGGTCGACGAGAAGCACGTGGTCCCCCGCCTGGATTTTCCACCCCGCCACCCCGAGGTACGTGAGCCGAACGGCGTCGGACGTGTGCGACGGATTCGGTGAATCCGCCGTTTTTGCCGCACAAGCCAAAAACGGGAGGGTACCCGCGACCAAAGCGAGAATCGTACGCATTGCCATGATGTCGACGTCATAGATCGACGGCGATGCGAATGCTAAAAATTTAGCACGCACGATGCTGATTTTTTAGCAGACTGGGCCGGGATGCGTGGTTTACCGCACGAAGATGCGCGAAAACGAGCCGTTGAGCGGGCCGTCGAGCCGTCCTCCCGCTTCGACGGGCATCTTGCCGGTGTAGATGACGTTGCCCACTTTGACGGGGAAGGGGACCAACTTGCAGGTGGGATGGACCAACTCGTATTCGAGCGGCTTATCGAGGTCCACGTTGTAGAAATAGACCTGCGGGTCCTCATGGGCCGAAATGGACGGCTCGTCGCTGAGGCGTCCGCCTTTGAAGTACTTGACGTGGGCCGAGCTGCCCGGCGGAACGACGATGGTGCCCCCGCTCGGGTCCTCGCAATCCCCCCTGTTGATCAGGGTGAAGTGCTGGACCCCCTTGGTCGGATCGTAATCGGCAAGGCGTCCGCGGCTCGTCTGGGCGCGTGCGAGCGGAGCAAGCTCGAAACCGCCGCGCGCGAAGTCGCCCAGTAGAACGTATTCCTGCAGTGTGATGTGCACGAACGCATCGGCCGAGAGCTCGGGCGTGAATGGGAGGAACCTGGGCAAACGCGAGATCGTCCACGCACCCTGAGCATCGGTGACGGTGCGGTGGTTTCCGAAGCCGGCGTCCACGGTGACCCCCGTCACGGGAATCTTCGTATCGAGGTTGGTAATGGCGCCCGTCATGGAGACCGAACGGCGGTTCGTCGTTAGCTCGGATTCCTCCTGCTCCGCCGACGGGGAGGTGGACGTTTCCGAGGCGCATGCCGTCATGGAAGCCATGCCGAACCAAGCGATGATGGACCAAGTCCGCATCGAGTACCTTCTTTCTTCGCAGTGCAATTCGTCTCGAGGTCCGGATTGACCTCACCCCGAGACGATAAAGTCCGCCGCATTGCGCGACATGGGCGATGTTGACGAAATCAAACTTTCGCGGAAATGGCGCGTGCGTACCGCCCGGGCGAGATGCCGATGATGCGGCGAAAATGGCGATGAAGCTGGCTCTCGTCGTAGAGTCCAACCCCTTGCGCCACCCGCGCCGCGCTCCAGCCTGCGGCGAGGAGCTCTTGCGCGCGCGCAATTCGTATCTGGGTCAAATATTCATAAGGTGGAATACCCATTTCCGCGCGGAATGCGCGCACGAGTTG encodes:
- a CDS encoding EamA family transporter; this encodes MQAKTTPATELALLLGLSTLWGASYTFIKIGVETIPPVTFIAIRTLIAGLLLLAMIHWRGMALPADAATWRRFVFQACLNSAIPFCLLAWAERKMDAGLAAILNSMAPIFAFLLTVLITRHEAVTGRKLAGVVFGLAGTCLITGTQALKGLGDQVWAQLAVIAATICYAGAAIFGKSFKHLDPMMPAAGSLLSGAVILLPLSLVVDRPWALRPSPGSLWALLALSVFSTALALTIYFRLLHTLGSVAATSQAYLRVPAGVAIGVIFLGEKVTPTAGMGLVCIVAGVIGMTVPSPKPARAVP
- a CDS encoding haloacid dehalogenase type II; the encoded protein is MATVKALLFDVFGTLVDWYGSIQERAESIAAREGLALDGARLALLWRQRYAPSMANVTSGKRPWCDLDQLHRESLDHVLTELAVDLPSPARAELVAGWHELRPWPDVVANLPRLRAQRITAALSNGHVRLLVDLKRHAGLDFDTILSAELARSYKPEAVVYQTATRLLGLEPDQVMLVACHAWDLAGAAHAGLRTAYVARPAEWGPGTVAAPVSADMHARDLGDLADQFDALDRSARSTASG
- a CDS encoding MBL fold metallo-hydrolase; translated protein: MAMRTILALVAGTLPFLACAAKTADSPNPSHTSDAVRLTYLGVAGWKIQAGDHVLLVDPYFTRVPFQKGGPPLVPNDEQIAKYAPDSAEGILVEHSHWDHLLDVPTVAKRTGATVAGSDSALNVLRSSGVPESQLREARGGETLKIGPFSVRVLHALHSQIGMPSGDIPRGVKLPMSAEGYLPGETLQYLVRVNDRSILFVGSANFIESELQGLRPDVAVVATGAREKIPDYTCRLLRAVGQPPRVLTNHFDAHDKPLDPKGPTLDAETRESLAQFEREVHGCSPSTQVIVPTYFQPLAVERAERSSASN